In one Platichthys flesus chromosome 3, fPlaFle2.1, whole genome shotgun sequence genomic region, the following are encoded:
- the adra2b gene encoding alpha-2B adrenergic receptor, protein MASVLDSSCSMELSGWNSSVSSSGASVPCNQSVLRGAPYSPEATAVFATAITCMVLFTIVGNIMVIIAVLTSRALRGPQNLFLVSLAAADILVATLIIPFSLANELLGYWYFKSLWCEIYLALDVLFCTSSIVHLCAISLDRYLSISRVTYGRQRTPRRIKAAIVVVWLISAIISFPPLLSLNKSEPGEGEADRGPQCQLNDERWYILYSTIGSFFAPCVIMILVYVRIYQIAKQRTRCPPGEPRKDGAGSATPSHPQRHAQANGKNDEESTPPSSNKASNARPPTLAITPSSTQGESPTAQNPTPNNLLQPPPPSTAMTPVTSSLDTSPHGPSPPSPVPQSAPAKTKEKKKKGKLWGGKKADNNNGDSSSTDSDMEHSHGGGRGSPSMPGSPAGGGIHSPASVKRYRDMIATSKGARLVPGRKSKTDNNPGAARRKAMVNREKRFTFVLAVVIGVFVVCWFPFFFSYSLQAVCPDTCTIPDPLFTFFFWIGYCNSCLNPVIYTIFNKEFRQAFKKILCSGTKGTFF, encoded by the coding sequence ATGGCCTCGGTTCTGGACAGCAGCTGCTCCATGGAGCTAAGCGGCTGGAACAGCAGTGTGAGCAGCTCCGGAGCCTCCGTGCCCTGCAACCAGAGCGTCCTGAGGGGCGCCCCGTACTCCCCCGAAGCCACGGCGGTCTTTGCCACCGCCATCACCTGTATGGTACTCTTCACCATCGTGGGCAACATCATGGTCATCATCGCTGTCCTGACCAGCCGGGCGCTCCGGGGTCCGCAGAATCTGTTCTTAGTGTCACTGGCTGCTGCGGACATTTTAGTGGCCACGCTCATCATCCCCTTCTCCCTGGCTAATGAACTTCTCGGCTACTGGTACTTTAAGTCTCTGTGGTGTGAGATCTACTTGGCGCTGGATGTGCTcttctgcacctcctccatTGTGCACCTGTGCGCCATCTCCTTGGACCGCTACCTATCCATTTCCAGGGTCACGTATGGGCGTCAGCGGACTCCCAGACGCATCAAAGCCGCTATTGTGGTGGTTTGGCTCATCTCCGCCAtcatctccttccctcccctgCTCTCACTGAACAAGAGCGAGCCAGGGGAGGGGGAGGCCGACAGAGGCCCCCAGTGCCAGCTGAATGATGAACGCTGGTACATCCTTTACTCCACCATTGGCTCCTTCTTTGCACCATGCGTCATCATGATCCTGGTCTACGTAAGAATCTACCAAATAGCCAAGCAGAGAACCCGATGCCCACCAGGAGAGCCCAGGAAGGATGGCGCTGGCAGTGCCACGCCAAGTCATCCTCAACGACATGCACAGGCCAATGGGAAAAATGATGAAGAAAGCACCCCCCCTTCATCCAACAAAGCCTCCAATGCCAGACCCCCCACCCTTGCCATTACCCCTTCCTCAACCCAAGGAGAGTCTCCAACTGCCCAGAATCCAACACCCAATAATCTCCTGCAACCTCCGCCCCCTTCTACAGCCATGACCCCTGTCACATCCTCCCTTGATACCTCTCCCCATGGCCCCTCACCCCCATCCCCTGTGCCTCAGTCTGCCCCTGCCAAGactaaagagaagaagaagaaaggcaaGCTGTGGGGAGGGAAAAAAGCTGACAATAACAATGGCGACAGCTCAAGCACAGATAGTGATATGGAGCACAGCCACGGAGGAGGTCGAGGCAGCCCCAGCATGCCAGGATCCCCCGCTGGAGGGGGCATCCACTCCCCGGCCTCAGTCAAGCGGTACCGGGACATGATTGCCACTTCGAAGGGGGCTCGGCTGGTGCCAGGGAGGAAGtcaaaaacagacaacaacCCCGGGGCAGCGAGGCGTAAAGCGATGGTGAACAGAGAGAAACGTTTCACATTTGTCCTGGCGGTGGTCATCGGTGTCTTCGTGGTGTGCTGGTTCCCATTCTTCTTCTCCTACTCTCTACAGGCTGTGTGCCCGGACACCTGTACCATCCCTGATCCTCTCTTTACGTTTTTCTTCTGGATTGGTTACTGCAACTCGTGCCTCAACCCCGTCATCTACACCATCTTCAACAAAGAGTTCAGACAGGCCTTCAAAAAGATATTGTGCAGTGGCACCAAGGGTACTTTCTTTTAG
- the dusp2 gene encoding dual specificity protein phosphatase 2, producing the protein MTVDPLEITATELVHILRTPRDQCASAGGVVLDCRPFLDFSLAHIREARNVNWSSMMRRRSKGSVVALEWLIPDKALLGRLRRGDFSPVVVVDQSSGSVAELRAESVAQMLLTALQNEVHTHICFLQGGFEGFTEASPELCYISASSQLPSVEPEPAVTGRRTPAYDQGGPVELLPFLFLGSAIHSSRRETLAAAGITAVLNVSSTCPNFYEGEFEYLRLTVEDTLAADIRACFATAITFIDSVKQRGGRVLVHCQAGISRSATICLAYLMHTQRVRLDEAFDFVKQRRHVISPNLGFMGQLLQFETDVHCQG; encoded by the exons ATGACTGTGGATCCTTTGGAGATCACAGCCACTGAGCTGGTCCACATCCTCCGGACCCCCCGGGACCAGTGCGCCTCAGCCGGCGGCGTGGTGCTGGACTGCCGACCTTTCCTCGACTTCTCCCTGGCGCACATCCGCGAGGCCCGGAACGTGAACTGGAGCTCGATGATGAGGCGCCGGTCCAAGGGCTCGGTGGTGGCTCTGGAGTGGCTCATCCCGGACAAGGCGCTCCTCGGCCGGCTGAGACGAGGGGACTTCTCCcccgtggtggtggtggaccagAGCAGCGGTTCCGTGGCCGAGCTGCGGGCGGAGAGCGTGGCCCAGATGCTGCTCACCGCCCTGCAGAACGAGGTCCACACGCACATCTGCTTCTTACAAG GTGGATTTGAGGGATTTACCGAGGCCTCTCCAGAGCTGTGCTACATCTCTGCCAGCAGCCAACTGCCCTCAGTGGAGCCGGAGCCAGCAGTGACCGGCCGGAGGACACCAGCGTACGATCAG GGTGgtccagtggagctgctgccttTCCTGTTCTTGGGCAGTGCCATCCACTCGTCCCGCAGAGAGACCCTGGCAGCAGCAGGCATCACAGCCGTGCTCAACGTCTCCTCCACCTGCCCCAACTTCTACGAGGGGGAGTTCGAGTACCTGAGGCTCACGGTGGAGGACACTCTGGCTGCTGACATCAGAGCCTGCTTCGCCACAGCCATCACCTTCATTG ACTCTGTGAAGCAGAGAGGTGGTCGGGTGTTGGTGCATTGCCAGGCAGGCATCTCCCGCTCTGCCACCATCTGTCTGGCCTACCTCATGCACACGCAGCGCGTGCGGCTGGATGAGGCCTTCGACTTTGTGAAGCAGCGACGTCACGTCATCTCCCCCAACCTGGGATTCATGggacagctgctgcagtttgaaacCGACGTCCACTGCcaaggatga